A single Bacilli bacterium DNA region contains:
- a CDS encoding fumarylacetoacetate hydrolase family protein encodes MKLLQFIENGNIKLGIKTNQGILDVAMAADLLMLSSYKGIDIHDVIEGGEERLARLADLAERALSHPESARLLLDENGLEWASCVTRPGKIICIGLNYRKHALETGQPTPQYPILFNKFNNTLHAHLKPVSLPKVSAKVDYEAELGVVIGKRAKYLDAKNALDCVFGYCCANDLSARDLQLRTSQWLLGKCCDGFSPVGPYLVTSDEVGDPNQLAIRCAVNGEIRQQSNTADMIFSVAEIVSYISQHMTLFPGDVIFTGTPEGVVLGYPPMEQVYLQPGDVVTVEIEKLGALTNRMAAECEKA; translated from the coding sequence ATGAAATTATTGCAATTTATAGAAAATGGGAATATCAAACTGGGAATCAAAACAAATCAGGGGATACTGGACGTGGCCATGGCGGCAGATCTGCTTATGCTTTCTTCATATAAAGGGATCGATATTCATGATGTGATTGAAGGCGGAGAAGAACGGCTCGCGCGTTTGGCCGATTTGGCGGAACGGGCATTGTCGCATCCGGAAAGCGCCCGGTTGCTGCTTGACGAGAACGGATTGGAATGGGCGTCGTGCGTCACCCGGCCGGGCAAAATCATCTGCATCGGTCTGAACTACCGGAAGCACGCGCTGGAAACGGGGCAGCCGACGCCGCAATACCCGATCTTGTTTAACAAGTTTAATAATACGCTTCATGCGCATTTAAAGCCGGTTTCGCTGCCCAAAGTATCGGCCAAAGTTGATTATGAAGCGGAACTCGGAGTGGTGATAGGCAAGCGGGCGAAATATTTGGATGCAAAAAACGCTTTGGATTGCGTATTCGGGTATTGCTGCGCCAACGATTTGTCCGCGCGCGATTTGCAATTGCGAACAAGCCAATGGCTGCTTGGCAAATGCTGCGATGGCTTCTCGCCAGTGGGGCCTTATCTTGTCACCTCCGATGAAGTCGGCGATCCGAACCAATTGGCGATTCGCTGCGCCGTAAACGGCGAGATTCGCCAGCAGTCGAACACTGCGGATATGATCTTCTCCGTTGCCGAGATTGTAAGCTACATCTCGCAGCATATGACCCTTTTCCCTGGAGATGTCATTTTCACCGGAACACCTGAAGGCGTGGTGCTGGGATACCCGCCGATGGAACAAGTTTATCTGCAGCCCGGCGATGTCGTTACCGTCGAGATCGAGAAACTGGGCGCGCTCACGAATCGGATGGCGGCAGAGTGTGAAAAAGCTTAG
- a CDS encoding ABC transporter substrate-binding protein: MERLWQVRKMLVAVLLIFSLAFAAAGCGAKDAANNPASEASPAPAASTALPETAAPAPAFPVTVTDSTGTEIKMESAPQRIVSILPSATEIAFSLGLGEKIVGVSDWDNYPEEVKNIEKIGGLDVNTEKVVSLRPDLILANTSNGKSIDHLRKLGLKVVVLDADNLAQTFDTIRAIAKLTGTTAAAEAVIGKMEKQRDEIVNAVKDIPNDKRKKVWIEVDPTLYTAGKNTFLNELVGLAGGINIAADVSGWAQVNEEKIIQANPDAIFITYGGFIKDAVEQVYNRKTWSNVKAIQNKQVFIVDSDMSTRPGPRLTEALKIIAEKLYPEKFTK; encoded by the coding sequence ATGGAACGTTTATGGCAAGTTCGCAAAATGCTGGTCGCCGTCCTGCTTATATTTTCCTTAGCCTTTGCCGCCGCGGGTTGCGGAGCGAAAGACGCCGCAAATAATCCCGCGTCCGAAGCGTCGCCTGCGCCCGCCGCGTCAACCGCCTTGCCGGAAACTGCCGCGCCTGCGCCGGCTTTTCCGGTAACCGTCACCGATTCAACAGGTACGGAAATCAAAATGGAGAGCGCACCGCAGCGGATTGTTTCGATTTTGCCGAGCGCGACGGAAATCGCTTTTTCGCTGGGGCTTGGTGAAAAAATAGTCGGCGTGTCCGATTGGGACAACTATCCGGAAGAAGTAAAAAACATTGAAAAAATCGGCGGGCTGGATGTGAATACCGAAAAGGTCGTCTCGCTGCGCCCCGATCTGATTTTGGCCAACACCTCCAATGGAAAATCGATTGATCATTTGCGCAAGCTCGGTTTAAAAGTTGTCGTGCTGGACGCCGACAATCTGGCGCAAACATTTGATACCATCCGGGCAATCGCCAAATTAACCGGCACTACCGCGGCGGCGGAAGCGGTGATTGGCAAGATGGAGAAACAACGCGACGAAATTGTAAATGCCGTAAAGGACATCCCGAACGATAAGCGGAAAAAAGTGTGGATTGAAGTCGATCCGACGCTTTATACGGCGGGAAAAAATACGTTTCTTAACGAATTGGTCGGGTTGGCCGGAGGAATCAATATAGCGGCGGATGTGTCGGGATGGGCGCAAGTAAACGAGGAAAAAATCATTCAAGCGAATCCGGACGCCATATTTATCACTTACGGCGGATTTATCAAGGATGCCGTGGAGCAAGTCTATAATCGGAAAACCTGGAGCAACGTAAAAGCAATTCAAAACAAACAGGTGTTTATTGTCGACTCGGATATGTCCACGCGCCCGGGGCCGCGGCTCACCGAAGCGTTGAAAATCATCGCCGAAAAATTGTACCCCGAAAAATTCACCAAGTAG
- a CDS encoding iron ABC transporter permease, which produces MKQTASHWGKKLAVWLPIISLLVLLIDLVSIFIGSAQLSFALVWDTIVSRIPVLRHVAALSPGQAVETIIWEIRIPRVLLGMLCGAALSAAGTAFQGILRNPLADPYILGVSSGSSLGAAFVILFGLQTSVLGQWTLPLAAFATGIITLLVVLALAQSGRGIRVETLILAGVVVQAFIAALLSFILSVSDWKMQMIMLWMMGSLTAADWGYVEIVLPYIVICVFIIWMYTQKLNVLALGEESAYHLGVSVNRTRVVVLVTASLLTAAAVSVSGTIGFVGLIIPHLVRLVFGADHRVVLPISVVLGAGFLVLADTLARTLLEPRELPIGIFTALLGAPFFGYLLRQVRRQFFS; this is translated from the coding sequence ATGAAGCAAACGGCAAGCCATTGGGGAAAAAAGTTGGCGGTATGGTTGCCGATTATTAGCTTGTTGGTGCTGTTGATTGATCTAGTCAGCATATTCATAGGAAGCGCACAATTGTCATTCGCCCTTGTGTGGGACACGATTGTAAGCCGGATTCCGGTATTGCGTCATGTTGCCGCGCTGTCTCCCGGTCAAGCCGTGGAGACGATTATTTGGGAGATTCGCATCCCGCGCGTTCTGCTCGGCATGTTGTGCGGAGCCGCGTTGTCCGCCGCCGGCACGGCGTTTCAGGGAATATTGCGCAACCCGTTGGCCGATCCGTATATTTTGGGCGTTTCGTCGGGTTCTTCGCTCGGTGCGGCATTTGTGATTTTGTTTGGTTTACAGACGAGCGTGCTTGGACAGTGGACACTTCCGCTGGCCGCGTTTGCGACCGGCATTATCACGTTGCTTGTGGTGCTGGCGCTAGCACAGTCGGGGCGCGGCATCCGGGTGGAGACGCTGATTTTGGCGGGCGTCGTCGTGCAAGCTTTTATCGCCGCGCTTTTGTCCTTCATTTTATCTGTGTCCGATTGGAAAATGCAGATGATCATGCTGTGGATGATGGGCAGCCTGACAGCGGCCGATTGGGGTTATGTGGAGATTGTGCTGCCCTACATTGTGATCTGCGTGTTTATCATCTGGATGTATACACAGAAGCTGAATGTTCTTGCGCTAGGCGAAGAATCCGCCTACCATCTCGGCGTGTCGGTCAACCGCACGCGCGTTGTTGTCCTGGTCACCGCCTCGCTCCTGACTGCCGCCGCCGTTTCCGTGTCGGGCACCATCGGCTTTGTGGGGTTGATTATTCCGCATCTTGTCCGCCTGGTGTTCGGCGCTGACCACCGCGTCGTGCTGCCGATTTCGGTCGTGCTGGGCGCCGGTTTTCTGGTGCTGGCGGATACGCTGGCGCGAACGCTGCTGGAGCCGCGCGAACTACCCATCGGCATTTTTACCGCGCTTTTGGGCGCGCCGTTTTTCGGTTATTTGTTGCGGCAAGTTCGTCGCCAATTTTTTTCCTGA
- a CDS encoding ABC transporter ATP-binding protein: MIRVENVSYGIGKQTVLRHASFHVQQGECFGIIGPNGSGKTTLLKLISGRLRPVSGEIYLDGKQVCAFKQKELAKKVAMLAQEALPPHPLTVYDAVMMGRFPHLGFWNMESRRDIAIAEQILERLELMPFKHSYLNELSGGERQRVAIARAMAQQPGILLLDEPTTYLDIGLQKRILDAVQSWRRESGLTVLMVIHDLNLAAIYCDRLLVISGGKQIMLGSADQVMREDVINQVYGTQTKVVQHPVTGVPQILLSCK; this comes from the coding sequence ATGATTCGGGTGGAAAACGTATCGTACGGCATCGGAAAACAGACGGTTTTGCGGCATGCTTCATTTCATGTGCAACAAGGGGAATGTTTCGGCATTATCGGTCCCAACGGATCAGGGAAAACAACGCTTTTGAAACTGATTTCCGGAAGATTGCGGCCTGTCTCCGGCGAAATTTATCTGGATGGAAAGCAGGTTTGCGCATTTAAACAAAAAGAACTGGCGAAAAAAGTGGCGATGCTGGCGCAAGAAGCGCTGCCCCCCCACCCGCTGACCGTTTATGACGCGGTCATGATGGGGAGATTTCCCCATTTGGGGTTTTGGAATATGGAGTCGCGGCGGGATATCGCTATTGCAGAGCAAATATTAGAACGTTTGGAACTGATGCCATTTAAACATTCGTACTTGAACGAGTTAAGCGGCGGGGAGCGGCAGCGCGTGGCGATTGCGCGGGCGATGGCGCAACAGCCGGGCATTTTGCTGCTGGACGAGCCGACTACTTATCTGGATATTGGTTTGCAAAAACGCATTTTGGACGCCGTTCAATCGTGGCGGCGCGAAAGCGGGCTTACGGTGCTGATGGTGATTCACGATTTGAACCTGGCGGCCATCTATTGCGACCGGTTGCTTGTAATATCGGGCGGCAAACAGATCATGCTGGGCTCGGCGGATCAGGTCATGCGTGAAGATGTGATCAACCAAGTGTACGGCACGCAAACAAAAGTCGTGCAGCATCCGGTAACCGGCGTCCCGCAGATTTTATTATCCTGCAAATAA
- the cobT gene encoding nicotinate-nucleotide--dimethylbenzimidazole phosphoribosyltransferase has translation MHDNLLSRTIASVSKLDAETMRLARKRLDSLTKPQGSLGKLERMVERLAGITGHVCPEFADKRVIIFAADHGVAKEGVSAFPQEVTAQMVQNFLTGKAAVNCFAATAKAAVVCVDVGVAADLSRAKGLVSRKIAYGTGNMALEQAMSKAQTIQALEAGIEVATEQIAAGARLLATGEMGIGNTTASSAVLAALAGCSAEDVVGKGTGIAESRVRHKVAVIERALALHRPDADNPLEVLEKVGGLEIAAIAGFVLGCAAQRVPVVIDGFISTVAALCATRLCPLAANYLLASHLSEEPGHRLALNMMGLKPGLHMDMRLGEGTGAVLMFPLIDAACHMMQHMATFAEASVAERCENS, from the coding sequence ATGCACGATAACTTGCTATCCCGAACGATCGCCAGTGTGAGCAAGCTTGATGCGGAAACGATGCGGCTTGCCCGCAAGCGGCTTGACAGTTTAACGAAACCGCAAGGCAGTTTGGGTAAATTGGAGCGAATGGTGGAGCGGCTTGCCGGCATCACCGGCCATGTTTGCCCGGAATTTGCCGATAAGCGGGTGATTATATTTGCCGCGGATCATGGCGTGGCAAAAGAGGGCGTGTCCGCATTTCCGCAGGAAGTGACCGCGCAAATGGTGCAAAATTTTTTAACCGGCAAAGCGGCGGTCAATTGTTTTGCGGCAACGGCGAAAGCTGCCGTCGTTTGCGTAGATGTCGGCGTGGCCGCCGATCTCTCCCGGGCGAAAGGGCTTGTAAGCCGCAAAATCGCCTATGGCACGGGCAATATGGCGCTGGAGCAGGCAATGTCGAAGGCGCAGACGATACAGGCGCTGGAAGCCGGCATAGAAGTCGCAACGGAGCAAATTGCCGCGGGCGCCCGGTTGCTGGCAACGGGAGAAATGGGCATCGGCAATACGACGGCCAGTTCGGCGGTTCTCGCCGCATTGGCGGGATGCTCCGCGGAAGACGTTGTGGGGAAGGGCACCGGCATTGCCGAGTCGCGTGTGCGGCATAAAGTCGCGGTAATTGAGCGGGCGCTCGCGTTGCATCGGCCGGATGCCGACAACCCGCTCGAGGTGCTGGAAAAAGTCGGCGGGCTGGAAATCGCCGCGATCGCCGGATTCGTGCTGGGCTGTGCGGCGCAGCGCGTACCCGTCGTTATCGACGGGTTTATCTCGACCGTCGCGGCGCTTTGTGCCACCCGGCTTTGCCCGCTTGCGGCAAACTATTTGCTGGCGTCGCATTTGTCGGAAGAGCCCGGACACCGGCTGGCCTTGAACATGATGGGCCTTAAGCCCGGGCTGCATATGGATATGCGGCTTGGCGAAGGAACGGGCGCCGTGCTGATGTTTCCGCTTATCGACGCCGCATGCCATATGATGCAACACATGGCGACATTCGCTGAAGCTTCAGTTGCGGAAAGATGCGAAAATAGCTGA
- the cobD gene encoding threonine-phosphate decarboxylase CobD has protein sequence MGQMERYGHGGDLLTAQEIFAMPVEAFCDFSANINPLGPPQSVIAALQSGLREISAYPDPAHRQLRSGLAGRLGVSPEQLLIGNGAAECMALALLAFAPRKVGVLAPSFLEYARFSERYGAKVQMLHVAEEAGFLPDELHCERWMKANDLVFVGHPNNPTGTPLPTRLLVKLAQWSEEFGTIVIVDEAFIDFIPPEKRFTLLSMLDQYPRVVLIRSMTKFYAIPGLRLGFAVAAPSLIAAMRAKQVTWSVNALSLRAGLACLEVAEYERKTLALIETERSFLTERLALGFAFSVFPSAANFLLVRLPAGLTAETMQRKLGEKGVLIRNCAMYPGLTERDMRIAVKTRADNERLLRAIDLCTNEVAK, from the coding sequence ATGGGACAAATGGAGCGATACGGCCACGGCGGCGACTTGTTGACCGCGCAAGAGATTTTTGCCATGCCGGTAGAGGCGTTTTGCGATTTCAGCGCAAACATCAATCCGCTCGGTCCGCCGCAATCTGTAATTGCCGCGCTGCAAAGCGGCTTGCGGGAAATATCCGCATACCCGGATCCGGCGCACCGTCAATTGCGGTCGGGTTTGGCCGGGCGGCTCGGGGTTTCGCCGGAGCAACTGTTGATTGGCAACGGCGCGGCCGAATGCATGGCGCTTGCGCTGCTCGCGTTCGCTCCGCGCAAAGTCGGCGTGCTGGCGCCCAGTTTTTTGGAATATGCCCGGTTTTCGGAACGTTATGGCGCCAAAGTGCAGATGCTGCACGTTGCCGAGGAAGCCGGTTTTTTGCCTGATGAACTGCATTGCGAGCGGTGGATGAAGGCCAACGATCTCGTCTTTGTCGGCCATCCGAACAATCCGACGGGAACGCCGCTGCCGACGCGGTTGCTGGTGAAACTGGCGCAATGGAGCGAAGAATTTGGAACAATCGTTATCGTGGACGAAGCATTCATTGATTTTATCCCGCCGGAAAAAAGGTTTACGCTGCTGTCCATGCTCGATCAATATCCCCGCGTGGTGCTGATTCGCTCCATGACAAAATTTTACGCGATTCCCGGGCTCAGGCTTGGGTTTGCCGTCGCCGCTCCGTCCCTGATCGCGGCAATGCGGGCGAAGCAGGTCACATGGAGCGTCAATGCGCTCTCGCTGCGCGCCGGATTGGCCTGTTTGGAAGTTGCGGAATACGAGCGCAAGACGTTGGCGTTAATCGAAACGGAACGCAGTTTTTTGACGGAACGGCTTGCCTTGGGGTTTGCCTTTAGCGTATTCCCGTCGGCGGCAAATTTTTTGCTTGTCCGCTTGCCGGCTGGATTAACGGCGGAAACCATGCAGCGAAAACTCGGGGAAAAAGGCGTGCTGATCCGCAATTGCGCCATGTACCCCGGGCTTACCGAACGCGATATGCGGATCGCGGTGAAAACGCGCGCGGACAATGAGCGACTATTACGCGCAATCGATTTGTGTACAAACGAGGTGGCCAAATGA
- a CDS encoding bifunctional adenosylcobinamide kinase/adenosylcobinamide-phosphate guanylyltransferase produces the protein MSVVFITGGVRSGKSEFAEQWISARQESRVRTGASREKQPAAPDASVLYIATSIAADEEMARRIAEHRLRRPASWQTCECPYALPDMAALSGHSFVLLECLSGWVSNRLIQAEQSGAAGLKRARSAVLDEWAKWLAAGKAASAQIAIVSNEVGLGGVALYPLGRAFQDCLGEANKLAAAAADEVYAVISGIPWRLKG, from the coding sequence ATGAGCGTTGTCTTCATAACAGGCGGGGTCCGGTCGGGGAAAAGCGAGTTTGCCGAACAATGGATATCCGCGCGGCAAGAAAGCCGGGTGAGAACGGGCGCAAGCCGGGAAAAACAGCCGGCGGCACCCGACGCATCCGTTTTGTACATAGCCACGTCAATCGCAGCGGATGAAGAGATGGCGCGGCGAATTGCCGAACATCGGCTAAGAAGGCCGGCGAGCTGGCAGACTTGTGAATGCCCGTACGCCCTTCCGGATATGGCGGCCTTAAGCGGGCATTCGTTTGTTTTGCTGGAATGCCTCTCCGGTTGGGTTTCCAACCGGCTGATTCAAGCGGAGCAATCCGGCGCGGCCGGCCTTAAGCGGGCGCGATCCGCAGTGCTCGATGAATGGGCAAAATGGCTCGCGGCCGGCAAAGCGGCAAGCGCGCAAATCGCCATTGTTTCCAATGAAGTCGGCCTGGGCGGCGTGGCGTTGTATCCGCTGGGCAGGGCGTTTCAGGATTGTCTGGGCGAAGCGAACAAGCTTGCCGCCGCCGCAGCGGATGAAGTCTATGCCGTCATTTCCGGTATTCCCTGGAGGCTAAAAGGATGA
- the cobS gene encoding adenosylcobinamide-GDP ribazoletransferase: MRTFFQALAFLTRIPVPARLAAGGNWGRTPGVYAVVGLVIGLLVWGAAALFLGLFTPITASVLTVAFWVLLTGGLHLDGWIDLADALGSGRPREKMREILKDSRTGAMGVIAAVLLLMVKAAFVYDILSANRPIALVLPAVFARSALPAAMLLFPCISADGLAASLQTSVKAKDAAVGLLFAAVAGFAAHRAAGVVSFVSSALAGYWFARRVSGKLGGLNGDGYGALVEWTETVALAALLLSWRWLG, translated from the coding sequence ATGAGGACGTTCTTTCAGGCGCTTGCCTTTCTGACGCGGATTCCGGTGCCCGCGCGCCTGGCCGCGGGCGGAAATTGGGGACGCACTCCCGGCGTTTATGCCGTGGTGGGGCTTGTCATCGGTTTGTTGGTATGGGGCGCCGCCGCGTTATTTTTGGGGCTTTTCACCCCGATTACCGCGAGCGTGCTGACGGTTGCTTTCTGGGTACTTTTGACGGGCGGGTTGCACCTGGACGGCTGGATTGATCTGGCCGACGCGTTGGGCAGCGGCAGGCCGCGCGAAAAAATGCGGGAAATTTTAAAAGACAGCCGAACGGGCGCGATGGGGGTAATCGCCGCCGTTCTTTTGCTAATGGTAAAAGCCGCGTTCGTTTATGATATTTTGTCGGCTAACAGGCCGATAGCGCTTGTTTTGCCGGCCGTTTTTGCCCGTTCCGCGCTGCCTGCGGCCATGCTGCTGTTTCCTTGCATTTCCGCGGACGGACTTGCGGCAAGCTTGCAAACGAGCGTGAAAGCAAAAGATGCGGCGGTTGGCTTGCTGTTTGCGGCGGTTGCCGGATTTGCCGCGCACCGCGCCGCGGGCGTTGTCTCGTTTGTTTCGTCGGCGCTTGCCGGATATTGGTTTGCCCGGCGGGTGTCCGGGAAATTGGGCGGTTTGAACGGCGACGGCTACGGGGCGCTGGTGGAATGGACGGAGACGGTTGCGTTGGCCGCGCTGCTTTTATCATGGAGATGGCTTGGATGA
- a CDS encoding adenosylcobinamide amidohydrolase — protein sequence MAQPFLAATDVCFKPWDWLSVACYRDYIAICSEFPLYTISSAIFGGGAGERRIFTNWRVPLHYRCDQPAADAESFLKRRGLDTAVSVAMLTAADLRLASVREIIAEQFRLFCCVTAGTSNAVRTDNRLPAFAETQPGTINCLLMIDARVAEPALINAVVTATEAKCAALQDLNVTDGHGRTATGTSTDAIAVACSQRSAFAQTHLYAGPASLLGNAVGKVVYEAVYEAVSAYKEKKTP from the coding sequence ATGGCGCAGCCTTTTTTGGCGGCAACGGATGTGTGCTTTAAGCCGTGGGATTGGCTATCTGTTGCCTGCTATCGGGACTATATCGCAATCTGTTCGGAGTTTCCCCTGTACACGATCAGCAGCGCAATTTTTGGCGGCGGCGCGGGAGAGCGGCGCATTTTTACCAACTGGCGGGTGCCGCTTCACTATCGTTGCGACCAACCCGCTGCGGATGCGGAATCATTCCTTAAGCGGCGCGGGTTGGACACCGCCGTGTCTGTCGCGATGCTGACGGCTGCCGATTTGCGCCTGGCATCGGTACGCGAAATCATTGCGGAGCAATTTCGGTTGTTCTGCTGCGTGACAGCGGGAACCAGCAATGCGGTCCGGACGGACAACCGCTTGCCGGCGTTTGCCGAAACGCAGCCGGGGACGATCAACTGCCTGTTGATGATCGACGCCAGGGTTGCCGAACCGGCGCTTATCAACGCGGTCGTGACCGCGACCGAAGCCAAATGCGCGGCGCTGCAGGATCTGAACGTAACGGACGGGCACGGACGTACGGCGACCGGCACGTCAACCGACGCGATAGCGGTCGCGTGCAGCCAACGGTCCGCATTCGCGCAAACGCATTTATATGCGGGGCCGGCTTCGCTTTTGGGCAATGCCGTCGGAAAGGTTGTCTACGAAGCGGTGTATGAAGCGGTTTCGGCGTATAAGGAGAAAAAGACGCCATGA
- the cbiB gene encoding adenosylcobinamide-phosphate synthase CbiB, whose amino-acid sequence MSGAAALVLAYVLDRIIGDPRGVLHPVVVMGWCAAKLERLLREVARSPHSLKIAGVLLPVGLVGGSFFTAKLVLYAAGLLHPAAAFAANAWLISTTIATKGLADAGMQVCRLLRAGDVKKARESLAMIVGRDTEHLDTPEICRGAVETIAENIVDAIVAPLVFAAIGGAPLALAYRAANTLDSMVGYKNAKYRHFGWASARLDDIANFIPARISALFVVAAAKLLKMRARGAWRIIRRDARKHPSPNSGFPEAGVAGALGVRLGGTNVYQGVPSFRAYLGDCERELAPDDIARTVRLMKTVSVLFIAVCSGTVLLLESLRACAKELF is encoded by the coding sequence ATGAGCGGAGCGGCCGCTCTTGTGCTGGCGTATGTGTTGGATCGGATCATCGGCGATCCGCGCGGCGTGTTGCATCCGGTCGTCGTAATGGGTTGGTGCGCGGCAAAGCTGGAACGCCTGCTGCGCGAAGTCGCGCGTTCGCCGCACAGCCTGAAAATCGCGGGCGTGTTGCTGCCGGTTGGTTTGGTCGGCGGGAGCTTTTTTACCGCGAAGTTGGTTCTGTATGCCGCGGGCCTTCTGCATCCGGCCGCCGCATTTGCCGCAAACGCGTGGCTCATCTCGACGACGATCGCGACCAAAGGCCTGGCGGATGCCGGCATGCAGGTTTGCCGGTTGCTGCGGGCAGGGGATGTCAAAAAGGCGCGCGAATCGCTCGCCATGATCGTCGGCAGGGACACGGAGCATTTGGATACGCCGGAAATATGCCGCGGGGCGGTCGAAACGATCGCGGAAAATATCGTTGACGCCATCGTTGCGCCGCTTGTATTCGCGGCGATTGGCGGCGCGCCGTTGGCTTTGGCGTACCGGGCGGCGAATACGCTTGATTCCATGGTCGGCTATAAAAACGCGAAATACCGTCATTTCGGTTGGGCGTCGGCCCGTTTGGACGATATCGCCAACTTTATCCCGGCCAGAATTTCCGCGTTATTTGTAGTCGCCGCGGCGAAATTGCTGAAGATGCGGGCGCGCGGCGCGTGGCGGATCATCCGCCGGGACGCCCGCAAGCATCCAAGCCCGAACAGCGGGTTTCCGGAAGCCGGTGTTGCCGGGGCGCTGGGCGTAAGGCTGGGCGGAACGAATGTATATCAGGGGGTGCCGTCGTTTCGCGCTTATCTGGGGGATTGCGAGCGGGAACTCGCGCCGGACGATATTGCGCGGACTGTCCGCCTGATGAAAACCGTCTCCGTTCTGTTTATCGCCGTTTGCTCGGGAACGGTTTTATTGCTGGAAAGTTTGCGCGCTTGTGCGAAGGAGTTGTTTTGA
- a CDS encoding cobyric acid synthase — MAKAQPIMLQGTASDVGKSVLAAAFCRIFAQQGYKTAPFKAQNMALNSYVTWDGKEIGRAQGLQAEAAGIPASADMNPILLKPARDHEAQVIVQGTSRGNRSAGGYRRDFFHEAFAAIRESYGRLAASYERIVIEGAGSPAEINLQDRELANMRIARMANAPVILIGDIDKGGVFASLVGTLQLLAPEDRKRVIGVIINKFRGDFSLLKPGLDWFANYTGKPVLGVIPYLNSPLFDAEDSLALASWRMAREQTDVQSAAKPLDVAVIAYPRMANFTDAEPFLAEPDCRVRLVREAAELGVPDMVILPGTKNTIEDLQYVKTKRLAAAIVALAQNSSTLIVGICGGYQMLGRLIRDPYGVESPCAEEQGIGLLPVETELAKEKTVARIKATAIWRGEAHAVAGYEIHMGKTKRLSQAEDLLRDTGGDPGIRSSTSNVIGTYMHDFFHNDSLRCRILNDLRANKGLPAANCVAFTALRQSRLDQLANCVRQNVDLAYIEQAMAQFSE, encoded by the coding sequence TTGGCAAAAGCGCAACCGATCATGTTGCAAGGCACCGCCTCCGATGTGGGGAAAAGCGTGCTCGCTGCCGCGTTCTGCCGCATTTTTGCGCAGCAGGGATACAAAACGGCGCCGTTTAAAGCACAAAACATGGCGCTGAACAGTTATGTTACATGGGACGGCAAAGAAATCGGCAGAGCGCAGGGGCTGCAGGCGGAAGCGGCGGGAATTCCGGCAAGCGCGGATATGAATCCGATTTTGCTGAAGCCGGCCCGCGATCACGAGGCGCAGGTTATCGTGCAGGGAACTTCCCGGGGCAACCGGAGCGCGGGCGGCTACCGCCGGGATTTTTTCCACGAAGCGTTCGCGGCGATCCGGGAGTCGTACGGGCGGCTTGCCGCATCATATGAGCGGATCGTCATCGAGGGGGCGGGAAGCCCGGCGGAAATCAATTTGCAGGACCGCGAGCTCGCCAATATGCGAATTGCGCGCATGGCCAACGCTCCGGTCATCTTAATCGGCGATATCGATAAAGGCGGCGTGTTCGCTTCGCTTGTCGGCACGCTGCAGCTTTTGGCGCCGGAGGACCGAAAGCGGGTGATCGGCGTCATCATCAATAAATTTCGCGGCGATTTTTCCTTGCTCAAGCCGGGGCTTGACTGGTTTGCCAACTATACGGGCAAGCCGGTATTGGGCGTCATTCCTTATCTGAACAGCCCGCTGTTTGACGCCGAAGATTCGCTTGCGCTGGCATCGTGGCGGATGGCGCGGGAACAAACGGACGTCCAATCCGCGGCAAAGCCGCTGGACGTTGCTGTTATCGCCTATCCGCGCATGGCGAACTTTACCGACGCCGAGCCGTTTTTGGCCGAGCCGGATTGCCGCGTCCGGCTGGTGCGGGAGGCCGCCGAACTGGGCGTTCCGGATATGGTGATATTGCCGGGAACGAAAAACACGATCGAAGATTTGCAATATGTGAAAACAAAGCGCCTGGCCGCGGCCATTGTTGCTCTTGCGCAAAACAGTAGCACGCTGATCGTCGGCATTTGCGGCGGCTACCAGATGCTGGGGCGGCTGATTCGCGATCCTTACGGCGTTGAGAGTCCCTGCGCGGAAGAGCAAGGCATCGGATTGCTGCCTGTGGAAACCGAACTGGCAAAAGAAAAAACAGTCGCCAGAATCAAGGCGACCGCGATTTGGCGCGGTGAAGCGCATGCCGTGGCGGGCTACGAAATCCATATGGGAAAAACCAAGCGGCTGTCCCAAGCGGAAGATCTTTTGCGGGATACCGGAGGCGACCCGGGCATCCGCAGCAGTACATCAAATGTAATCGGAACGTATATGCATGATTTTTTTCATAACGACTCGCTGCGCTGCCGCATCCTCAATGACCTGCGCGCGAACAAAGGATTGCCCGCGGCAAACTGCGTCGCCTTCACCGCTTTGCGGCAGTCCCGTCTGGATCAGTTGGCCAATTGCGTCCGCCAAAACGTGGATTTGGCATACATCGAACAAGCGATGGCGCAATTCTCGGAATAG